In Alnus glutinosa chromosome 7, dhAlnGlut1.1, whole genome shotgun sequence, the sequence GCCTGGGGTTGTGGATTTGGGGCGGTGATGGTGCTCTTTCGGTTGGGGCCTTGGGGGAGTATTTCTTCAGGCTAGATCATGATTTTCTTAGGCAGCAGGatttcattttttgagttttagctGACTTGTCAATTTCTTATTAGTTGGCAAAAATCCCTTCCTTTCTGTCACAACCGAACAAAAGTTATtctctatatgtatatattcttttcttttcttttcttttacttttaagtttttgttctttctttcttttacttaatcTTCATTCTTTGCCTACCCCTCACTTTTTGgatattctattattctttccTTTACATGCAAGGAGAGATTTGGAATAAATGCTCTCTGAAGACCGATATTAAAACCGTGTGTCTGGATGATCGGCAGATCGATATTAATGCCAATACAAGCCTTCTTCATCACTCGATGAATTTCCAGTCGCAGATTCGGTTCAAAAATCCCGCTCTAACACTCGAGAAATGGGCGTCCTCGTGCGCTTTGGAATGGGTGGAATGGGCAAGATGTGCAGCACCACCGCCCCTCCCTTATAGCGGAGCTGCCGGTGCTGCCCCATGGCCAGTGATGGCACCTTATGACCGTAAAGAAAAAGTTTCCTAAAGGTGTGTTGGTGTTGTGGGCTTTTTCAGTGTTGATGCCCTCTCTATAATCAATTTACTCAGGCTCGCCCACCACTACCCAACGAGGCTTTGTTCGTCTTGTCAAGAGTTTTAATGagggtgatttaacatgatatgaTGAAAATCCCACGctcaattattctttttttatggcATGCTACTAATGAAATTCTTCCTACCAAGAGCAATTTATTTAAAAGGAAGCTAGTTTCTGACTCGTTGTGTCCCATGTGTGGTACTGAAACTAAGACTAGTGGCCATATTTTGTGGTCATGCGATGCTGCTCGGGTGGTGTGGGGAATTTGTGGAGGATCCATCCAGAAGAGCTCTATAGTAGCTTCGGATTTCCTTGCCATTTTTGGTTACCTCTGTGATAGATTGGATGATGGGGAGTTGGAACTGTTTGCTGTGAATGCCCATAAGATCTAGCTTCGCCGGAACAGTTTGGTTTTTGGAGGCTTGGTTCAGTCCCCTTCCTGTTTGTTGAAAGGCGTAACATAGGAGTTAAATGAGTTTCGTAAAACTCTCGTTGATACGGTGAACCAATCCAATAATGGCCATTTTTCTCCCACTCAGTGGACAAGACCAGCTAAAGGTAATGTTAAGATAAATTGGGATGCGGCTTTGGACTATCAGAACGGGCTTATAGGAGTGGGGATTATCGCTAGGGATTCAATGGGCAGGGTGGTGGCGGCTATGTGCTCAACTTTGCCTTATATTAAAGATCCAACCGTGGCTGAAGCCATTGGGGCTAAGACGGCTATAGAATTTGGGAGAGAGAGGGGTTTCCCCTCAATTGAATTGGAGGGAGATGCTCTTGAGATTGTTTTGGCTCTGAGGAGTTTGGAGGAGTGTTGTGGCGCTTATAGGAATGTCATTACGGAGACACAATTATTGTTAGAAACTTATCCTTGTTGGAGGGTCGGGCATGTGGGTCGTCATGGTAATAGGGTTGCTCACCTGTTGGCCAAGTTTGTTGTTTCCCACCAAAGTCATCATGTTTGGGTTAGGGTGTGTCCTGATGTTATTAAGGATGTTGTAAGGGCTGAACAAGTTTCTTAatggaaaattacattttcctttcaaaaaaaaaaaaatatatcagaGCAAATCTCTGTTTAATTTATGAATCTGTGATttacttttcatttcaaaaaaatatttcacgtTAGAGTTTTAATTATTACAAGGGGACTTTGAGTCCAAAtataaaaactattaaaaagtattaaaatattaattaaataattaaatttacaattttctatCAAATTAAATCATCCTTTATAATTGATCTCTCTAAGTAGGAAAAATGTTACTTGCACTACAAGCTCATAACAtggcacaacaacccctcacatgagggtgagccccacgagaaatgatccctacactcatttctcacaacagccccacaacaagctgacgtgactggtaatattttattattattttttttgttttctttttgtaaaaaaataataaaatattaccagccacatcaacttgttgtgggattgttgtgagaaatgagtgtagggatcatttatcgaaccccacacactgggcctcaccctcatgtgaggagttgtaCCCATGTTgcatttgaagaaatggaagcCGCGaatttatctatatatatatatatatatatatatatatatatatatatatatattgatagtTTGTAATGGAAATTGAACAAAAGATACGAAATTGTATTGATGTAAAGATTAGCTTCCAAGATCGAGAGAAAGGAAATATACAATTTGAGTGTTTGGGCAACCTAATTCGAACTTCCCAACACTTACAGCACGGTCCACTAGACCCAGCGTACATTAATTTATCCCATACAAATAAGACTTAAAACGCATAATACCAAACATAAAACGCAACTCTAAACAAATCACACTCATAAACCCATCTGACGGCCAACACCAGCGTCCAGCGGTCTCGCCTAACCAATAAAGCCATCAGCCAACTGTCCGGCATTAATGATTCAACTTTCCACAATTCATCTCAGCCATACACTCCTCGCAATCTTGACCGTTCAATACTAAGAACCCTAAAAGGAACTAGTCTTCCTGCGCCGTCGTTTCAGTTACTCTTCCTACGTCTTCCGCCGCAGCTCACCACAGCTCCTCCAGGCTCCATCGCCAGATTCACGGCACGGAGTGTGGGTCATTAGAGACGATGATTCTATGCAGGTTGGGCGAGACAATTTGTGTCAAAACCGAACCCTAACTGGATCGGATCACCTAATTCGCAAGCGAAGAGACTAGAAAAAGACTCTCCGGTGGTGTGAACCACTGATCTGTGACAGCGGCGCTTCTTGCGGACGAAGGGAGTCGGAGGGGGGGACGGAGACGAGAAACTCGGCTGCTCCGATACCTTCTTGGCGTTCGGATTCAGAGAGAGCGTAGCGAGATCGTCGCGCAAGGAGCGCTTCCTTCCCACTTTCACGGCCGGAGTTCGCTCTCCGATATCCCTCGCCGTCTTGGCCTCTTCCATTGGAAAGCAGGCCAGAGAGTTCTAACGGTCTTTCTGAAATCCCTCAATCTTAAACAAGGGAGCGAGAAACCCAACGGTCGAATTTTTCACGCTCCGTTGTGAAGTAACAGAGTGCAGTAGATGTTCGATTTATAGTGCGTTGATTTTTCTAATGGGCCGCGAGTCCATGGGCCTCTGACCCAGTAAAGGCGGGTTATTCGACGTAAGGGTCTTGGAGCGTCGACCCATCTGGATTTATAAGACGTGTTTTCAAACGTTGTTTTTTAGTGGGCCGCTTGACTAGTTAAACTCCCAACGGACCCTTAGTTcgttgactctctctctctctctctctaggattgatggtttttaaaatcttttttaatttaatagatcaaaattattttaatttaattgattaaaagataattaaattatttgaatttgattaaAAACCAATTAATTCAACTtcttcattaacaaaaaaaaaaacaacacttTACTCACACCTATATATCTACCTAATTTATTCCTTTAGTTTAGTCAATATAGGATAAACTCAATCCCTTTCTCCCACAAACTTCCACAATCCTACAATCTCTAAGTCTAGTAGATTACAAGGTTATTGGTTTCATGCAATATGGATTCTGATTAAACTATAATAATTATTCTCcattgtttttattgtttgattttcttctcctttcttcaaGTAAGGAAAAGCATATCAGCCCCACAAGAGAGGGAATGAGTGATCTCAAAGTGCTAGTGAGAACTACAATTCCTTTCAGCCAGAAATTCGGCTTCATTACAAGCTCATGAATCAAACTCTAGAATCTTTTCCCTCTATATGCTTTAAaacaataatttcttttttcccatCTTGATAGATCTTTTCCCTTATAATAATCTTTTCAAAGAATCCTTCTGTTTATGCTGTATACATAACTTAGTTGctataaaaattaatagcagatttttttttttcttcagacaatgagatctttcttttgataagtgATAATGAGGAATTTTCATCAaacatcataaaacataaaGTGGATATGGTAAGTCACAACCAATAAAATGCTTCAGTTGCTATGCTTACATTTCCAAACTAGGTCTTAGCTAAAGATTAAAATCCCTAATAGGAAGTCAGGTTTAAGCTTAATGCCAAAACTATGGTTCAACTGCAAACTCCATATTCTGACTTACTGTAAGGACCTCAGAAAGCTGAAATTAAAGGATCAGCTTTCCTCTATGTCGTATGCAAATCACATTCCTCATGCtaaattcagagagagagagagagaaggtggGGGGAAGGTTTCAATGCATGCCCCTAGTTAGTGGAGAAGCAGGGGAATCAACATACTGTTAATTCCCACTGTGCACCTAGAAATTAATGCACAAAAATCTGCGTAAATGGAAATTGTTAAAATCACTACCATCCACTTCTAATTTGACATGGGCCATGGCAATCAAATAACAAATTACAAGACATTGACATGCAAACCCTATTAATCAATGCTGCTATTGCCAACTTGCTTTTGTGCCTCATGTTCAAAATTAGTATAAGTACTTTTATCCCTCAAACTATTACAGCAAGAAAGATCTTGTTAATATGAAATGACCAATTATCCCTCTTGTTGAAACAACTGGCTCATATTCTATCTCAAGTATTGAAATAAGCGAAATGGAGTGAAACATCCGTACAATTAGAGTTTTCTTATAAGTATGTTGTATTGTAACCTTAAATCATATAGGAGAATATAGCCGCACTCATGTGGACGTAGGCACATTGCCGAATCACGTAAATTTGTGTATCAATTTTCtcttactctttttcttttcgattccgtattattcatcattgttgtGCACAGTAACAACACCTCTCTTGCAGATCAATCCACCACACAAAATAGCTGCCTCCAATGCCAGCCCAACAACAATCAACAACCACCATTGTTTTTTATTGGTAAACagagaaaaaagtaaaagtattaAGAAACATTTCAATacacaaaacacttaaaaaatatttaaaactacTTTTACTTTTGCGTCGCATACATTataactaaaaagcaaaaaacacatTGTAAAAAGAGTTGCCAAAATAACCTAAGGATATGAGCATTCTTGTCAACTAATCTTGGTAAGTAAgaacccttttttcttttttttcctaattagaACCCTTTGTGTTATAAATGTGAATAGCAGCAAGAATATAGGCGTTTCTTCCCAGAGTTTATTCTTTGGTTCCGTTtccatcttttatatatatatatatatatattaacaaaaaaaaaaaaaaaaaaaaaaaagtagtactACCCTCAATGGGGTGCAGCCACCCCTCTAATCCACTTAGGGGACCATTCTAATTTTcgacaaaagtgaaaaattcaaattgaaaaaaattagaaattaaaaaaatacagtaGGTTagcaaacataaaatgaaataggatcttctccatttcatttaatgaaatgaatactatccatttcaaatgaaatgtcaagatttaaaattaatgtatttaatagtgtatatgaagttgacacgtcttttaaaaatttaaataatctaAAATCATGTATACCATTAgatgcatcaattttaaatcataatcataaataagcaaaattttaaaagagggaaaaataaaatgggtTGTGAAGTAGTAGAGTCAAAAAGATAGACTTGTATTGGCGTCCTGCATTTGCAAATCTTCCTTATAGGTGAGTTTGGAATAAATTAATGATCAAGTTGTCATAATTGTAGACAAGCTCAGCACAgcatatcttttctttctttctttctttcttttttgaaaaaaaaaaaaaaaaaaacctaattcgGCTCTACAAAGTGACTTGATTAGTTTCATGCCTTTACCCAAGTTCGTTTCCATTCATctctagctttttcttttcttttctttttctttttctctttttttgacACAGAATAGGCATTCTTCATTAATAATTCAGGAGGAGACAAATGATCCAAGAAAATGATCTATGAACCAACAAAGTCCCCAAGTACAAAACCATGTATACTGCTAGGCATAGTCTCCAGCCACTCTTTGTCTATACACTGAGAGGAGGCCTCCTTGGCAAGCTCATGTGCAACTGAGTTGAAATTCCTAGAGACATGGAGGAAACATGCTGATCTTAGATAATTCATCTCATGTTTTATACTCTCAACAAAGTGACTCGTGCGAGAGAGGAATGGTGAGGCTGCGTTTATTTCTTGAATGACTTTCAGTGCATCACCCTCAAaaatggcataaaaaaaaaaacctatttctttGCAAAAAATAACAGCCTTAAGAGCTGCCCTTATCTCCACCACGTGAGGCTTAACTAGTCCCTGTAAATGCAAACATTTTGCCCCCAAGAAAGCACCTGCACTGTCACGGGCAATGTTTTATCTCTTGcttttcattcttctttctttgccTACTCTTTACATTTCTTCATATTTTGACCTTTTAGACATTGAAAGCATTTTTGCTGCGCAACCAACAAACTTCCTTACTGTTTATCTCTTTTGCAAGCTCTCTGTTTTGACTAGACACATGGGACTCATCCCATGTGTCTACACTCCTGCACAACATGTGCACAACTGTTGAGCATAAATCATTTCCCCCATTTTAACCTCAGCAGTGGGGTCACCAAGTTATCAATTGGAATCAGATATCTTTGGGTCAATCTTTTGTGCTTTGCTTTACCTGCAAGTGGAGATTTGGAATAAATTCTCTTTGAAGACCAATATAAAACACCATCACTACTCTCCCACTAACCATATGCAAACCACGTTCTAGAGTAAcacccttttccttcttctccacCCTCCTGATACCAAATCCAGCCTTCTTCATCGGACAATGAATTTCCAATTGCAGCCTCGACCCAAAGAGCCAGCTCTGACACCGTAGAAATGGGCGTTATCGTTTACTTTGGAATGGAGGGAATCGGCAATATTGGCAGCACCATCTCCCCTGCCTTATGAGGGAGTTGATAGTACTGCCCATCTCTGGTGATGGCACCTTCTGACCATAAAGCTTAGACTTCTTGTGGGTGCCTCCTCAGTGCCAATGCCCTCTCTATAATCAATCTATTTAGGCTTGGCATTGCACTTGAGAGTTACTGGAATACTGGATGTTGCTTTTTTGCTATGTCattctttattaattaaattattttaatttaagctCACATTAGAATTTAATaattcttttgtaaattttaaattgtccGATTCACAAAATTCACTGCTGGAATTTTGAGGAGGCTCTGTATTATGGATTTCCTTAACACGAACCTAAAATATTCAGTTGAAGAATGAACTGAAACAGGAAATCGAGGGAATTGTTAATTGCAAAGGATCATTACATGTTTCAACGACACCAAAAAATAATTGGTTCATTAATCAGAGGAAGAACTGGCACAGCAATCCTTCAACTGGTACACAATCTAGCCTCCAAACCCGTACAGAGTCCTTCCTTGCCTCTTCAAGGCGTAAACGACATCCATGGCCGTGACAGTCTTCCTCCTCGCGTGCTCGGTGTATGTTACTGCGTCGCGAATCACGTTCTCGAGGAATATCTTCAGTACTCCGCGGGTCTCCTCGTAGATCAGTCCGCTGATACGCTTCACACCGCCCCTGCGAGCCAGACGGCGAATCGCGGGCTTGGTGATGCCCTGGATGTTGTCGCGGAGGACCTTACGGTGCCGTTTGGCTCCCCCTTTGCCCAGACCCTTGCCTCCCTTTCCACGGCCAGACATTTTCCCTGAAAGTTGCTGAGAAAATTGGTTTTGATGTCTGAAATTGAAATGTGTTCTGATTTCATGGGAGAAACGGTGGGAATTGGAGTGGCGTTTATAGATTGGGGGGTTTGTGGATTGGGGTTTGAAGTAAGGGCGGGGGTTAATGGGGGCCGTTGGAGTTGGGAAGTTATCGACGGCTAAGAGACTCGATCCGCGTGAAGTCGGGCAAGATGATGTGAGCCGTTGATAAGATTTGAATCGACGGAGAATATTGTTGTATGTGCTGTGCCACGGATTGTGCGTTTTCTGTGAGATTTCTTGTGCTTGTTAATTTTTAGGATTATTGCCCAATAAGCTTTCCAGCTTTCCAAGGAATAGCATCGCGtgtccctttctttttttcaaaaaaaaaaaaaggggaaaaaaaaactacatatagTTTGTAACTCTTCATACTACTACTTAATTAatgcattttcaaaattgtCAATTGTGTTAAGAGAattgatccctacactcatttctcacaacagtcccacaacaattTCATTTCTCCTTCCAACcgattttcaaccaaaacaaaaacaaaacaaaaaaataataaaatattaccagccacgtcagcttgttgtgggactgctATGAGAAATGaatgtatggatcatttctcttgtGTTAATATTCTCCCTAAACTACTAATCAAACACATGTCATTGTtcctcctaatgacaaaaatgtacttaataaaaataaataaaaatattttttaaaaaaaaaaaaaaaaaacttttttttattcaataatggGACAATGGTtacggaaaaaaaaataaataaataaagcggGGTAAACTCCCCAACAACAAAATCCAAATGGAAAAGGTAATACAGAGATGAAAAAAAACAATAGGCAATGAGATGGTAAATAAGGGCAAAAAAACTTGGTTAGAAGCcccaaacaataaaaacaattacCATAAGGTAGTTGTTGCCTTTAGGGAAGTATTGCCATGAATTGAATAGGAAGCGTCAAAGAGGAACAAATGCAGGCTACAAAAGTCTCCACTAGTATATCAGTCCACATAAGTGCAAGGAGACGGTAACccaaacaacataaaacaagcagcaaagcacaaaaaaataaaaaagctgcTGAAAAACACCAAAAAGCCAAAACCACCATTACGTCAGCGGAGGCTCAGCCACTCCCAAAAATAATGAGAGTggcaagtggtgattttaaaactACATCATTCTTTGAAGGATATACAAGAGTGGCTTCTATAATTACTCAGAAAGCACCCAATCCATTTGATCAGATTTTTAGAGACTACGATGCAAGCGGatggagtaatgctagaagtcactATTTTGTCACTTTTATGTCACTCCaagaatgatgtggcttttaaaatcacaattgagaTTGTGATTAATAACTACTAAATTTTGATTAAGAGATGATttttgttagggataaaatcaaccctagagacacgtggatccaatgacatctcggagttatgtctcggctacttgttccgcatggttccatccagtgaagggaaggtcgtttaggtccgaagacatctcggagatatgacgatgtctcggtcttaacattccaggttacggtatgtaaaatatcccgagatctcccagccaagatggagtgaacatatctcggatatttgtgcctcggagtaataacacctcggtatgatatcgagtcggtgcggtatcttctcggggtgatatccattggatgagtcaacatctcagagtataaacatctcggacttacacaaccctgttatggtgcggatatatcccgagatctccaggtaagagcggaaacgtctcggatatcatcacctcggaggtcagctgaaatgtgctacagtctcctaagaaggtgccatgcgccacacccgtctcagaattcgataaggatagaatcccaggagatcagggataaactacagatccatgatttatgggataagatggttattgacatggaatcgaattcaaagaagtacaaacgcaatcaactgcggattcaacactcctactcaaattcccagaagatatgattaaaactcaaaccaggctaggactcaaactcctaatccaactcaatgtcaagagggtccggcctataaataaagaccgtcacaccaggtataaagacacgaattctctaagctcttgagattaagattaagaattctctacagaaaactttttagactgacttaggcatcggagtgggcgtggtcggcacccccgacgagttgtttgttcctctttgcagggttgaagtgttcgGTAGAAAAtcaggcagcgaatccttaggcgacacgtcaccataccggaaactgtaccaacagtttggcgccgtctgtgggaacgatcaattgttcttacaaaaaacaaatccgcaatggtgacaACGAGACGTTCCAAATCAATCTTAAACGAAGTGCCGCCaaccagccgagacgatgctcgtggagaagcagaatctgcggatccagaggcccggataacccaactgagtcaacagttagcccaggcgcagaagaatgtggaggatttgttggCTCAGAACGCTGTTCTCCTAGCCGCACGAACTCCGCCGCCCAATCATGACGTAGCCGATGGGACAAACCACGAAGGTTCAGGAGAGAgaaacgggcggaacgagaatcatgacgggcggaacgagaatcatgacgggcagaacgagaatcatgacgggcAGAACGAGAATCGTgaagagagagccgggcggaacgagaaccatgaagagagagccgggcggaacgagaaccatggagagagagccgggcggaacgagaatcgtggagagcccatcaatctggttccacccacggaggcagaaaggaggttgcagaagatggtccaggatctgggcgcgaaatatgatatgctgtcaaagacgattgaccagaggcgtgatgggaaggagtcccttgttgacaacctcttccagcacaaggagtccatattcaccgaagaagtgtccaactgcgacttacctggaagattcaaggtacctgacattcctgtcttctcaggtagcgaagatccagtggagcatctggacaatttcaggtcccatgtctccctgcacaagacaccagatgctgtggcatgccgagcttttcctctcaccctgtcaggaaaagcccgagactggctcaggaatctcgcaccaaggtcgattgattgctttgacacccttggacgaaaattcctggcccagttcgtatccgggagagctagaaggaAACCCTGAGGGTACTTACTCTCTGTGCAGCAGGGACCaaatgagtctctaaaagactatctgtggaggttcaaccaggagaagctgaacacagagagtgcaccagacgacttcatttacggtgcaatttttcaaggcttgaaaaaagatggacctctgatggcggaattggcgttgaaaccgccgaaagatcttcaaacctttatggtgaagatggacaggtacatcaaccaggaagaaacgcttCGAGCCCTCCTCagtaattcccagcaacaacagcagccgtccaccgagaagcctaagaaaaagaagaatcctgagcccgtacaggatgctggtcccgcagaatataagaaggtgaagaaaaatttcggagattataagtggacaccgttgaacacctccatcaccgaggtgctcatggaactcaagaaagatccgaattaccagaaaccgagacccattcaaggaaatccccctccgtacttggctcacaagtactgcgccttccacgattcacacggtcatctgaccgagcagtgtgtttcattgaggcagttgatcgagaaattcattgagaatgggaagctagtccgattcctcgccaatgagaggaatcaacaggagcgagatcactatccgaggcctaggagggaagaagatcgggataatagaagaaactatcaaccgagacaagatgaaagaagagaaagaagccgagagccagcacctcggcctcggagggatgaaagaagggagagaagtagaagcaggcctcggggggcacagcaaggcaatatccctatcatccacaccatctcgggaggattcggaggaggaggcgagtccaactcggctcggaaagCATACGCCAGGCAGCTCgatgatttcgaagtttactcggtccagaggcccccaaagtctcggaagtataaccctctggttatagggttttctgatgatgattatgctggagtctcgcttccgcacacagacgcccttgtggtcaccttgaccatagcaaactatcagacccggcggatcct encodes:
- the LOC133873621 gene encoding histone H4; this encodes MSGRGKGGKGLGKGGAKRHRKVLRDNIQGITKPAIRRLARRGGVKRISGLIYEETRGVLKIFLENVIRDAVTYTEHARRKTVTAMDVVYALKRQGRTLYGFGG